A region of Vitis riparia cultivar Riparia Gloire de Montpellier isolate 1030 chromosome 12, EGFV_Vit.rip_1.0, whole genome shotgun sequence DNA encodes the following proteins:
- the LOC117926673 gene encoding uncharacterized protein LOC117926673, producing MVAGVDSSDPATVTGIAMDFPVSDEAAFVSPPRVPPRLRRRLVESRSPSTAEEIEAKLRDADRRRQQFYERLSSKARPKMRSPSRSSSNEEDLGQRLEAKLQAAEQKRLSILAKAQMRLARLDELRQAAKIEVQMRFEKERKNLGTKVESRVQQAEENRMLIQKAYRQRRATLKERTSQSLLRRMARESKYKERVRAAIHQKRVAAEKKRLGLLEAEKKRARARVLQVRRVAKSVSHQREIERRRIKDQLEDRLQRAKRQRAEYLRQRGRLHGSARVNLKKMHRQADLLSRKLARCWRRFLKLKGTTLTLAKAFDALKINGECVKSMPFEQLALLIESTATLETVKALLDRFESRFKLSQAIAATTSPSSWNNIDHLLKRVASPNRRGTPRTSSRSRGTKKQGSIRQAAKIPAKLSRYQVRVVLCAYMILGHPDAVFSGQGECEIALAQSAKSFVREFELLIKIILDGPMQSSDEESDPTLPRRWAFRSQLVAFDKAWCAYLNCFVVWKVKDARSLEEDLVRAACQLELSMIQTCKMTPKGDNGALTHDMKAIQKQVTEDQKLLREKVQHLSGDAGIERMECALSETRSKYFQAMEKGISIGSPIVQFLSPTLPSSSDAPSVASPEKRSNLIEGSEKSSHVVRSLFGEDASSQPGIAGLSSPRSSLDGQLDSSAKKLVAENELIVNELVHEQHYAFADSLSVADKEQRNMKTKIRETMEKAFWDGIMESMKEDEPNYDRVVELMREVRDEICNVAPQSWKPEIVEAIDLDILSQVLKSGNLDIDYLGKILEYALVTLQKLSAPANEGEMKVIHEGLLKELAEICETEDKLKNSHVIAMIKGLRFVLEQVQALKQEISKARIRMMEPLLKGPAGFDYLKNAFANHYGSPSDAFTSLPLTAQWISSIWHGKDQEWNDHKNSLSALTNGESSYQGRLPSTTLRTGGSIMVKTNGSQVTSVPSAATSTGNQQPECNGERVDLLVRLGLLKLVSGISGITQESLPETLKLNLNRLRAVQAQIQKIIVISTSILVCRQILMSEVALANPVEMENMVVRCGEEVSELLDRSEEAGIEEIVEIMSGFSRDGEEASNINKLQARKAVMSRMLVKSLQAGDAVFERISHAVYLAARGVVLAGNGPQGRKLAEMALRRVGAVDLTDRVVEAAEILLAAATVSVNVHGQWYTYLTDNM from the exons ATGGTTGCCGGAGTGGACTCGTCGGACCCTGCTACAGTGACAGGAATTGCGATGGATTTTCCGGTGTCGGATGAGGCGGCGTTTGTTTCGCCTCCGAGGGTTCCACCGAGGCTCCGGAGGAGGCTCGTGGAGAGCAGGAGTCCGTCCACTGCTGAGGAAATCGAAGCCAAGCTTCGGGACGCCGATCGTCGGAGACAG CAATTCTACGAGAGGCTGTCAAGCAAGGCACGGCCAAAGATGAGAAGCCCGTCACGGTCTTCCTCCAATGAGGAAGACCTTGGTCAGCGTCTTGAAGCAAAGCTCCAAGCAGCTGAGCAGAAAAG GTTGAGCATTTTGGCAAAGGCTCAGATGCGGCTGGCTAGGTTGGATGAGCTTCGGCAAGCTGCTAAAATAGAGGTACAAATGCGTTTTGAAAAGGAGCGCAAGAATCTTGGTACAAAAGTGGAATCACGGGTTCAGCAGGCAGAAGAAAATAGAATGCTCATCCAAAAGGCTTATAGGCAGAGGAGGGCCACGTTAAAGGAGAGAACATCTCAGTCCTTATTGAGGAGGATGGCTCGGGAGAGCAAGTATAAGGAGCGTGTGCGTGCTGCAATTCACCAGAAGCGTGTTGCTGCTGAGAAGAAGCGCTTAGGATTGCTGGAAGCAGAGAAGAAGAGAGCACGTGCTCGGGTATTGCAAGTGCGGCGGGTAGCTAAGTCTGTTTCTCATCAACGAGAAATTGAGAGGAGGAGAATAAAAGATCAGTTGGAAGATCGACTACAAAGG GCAAAGAGGCAGAGAGCAGAATATCTGAGGCAGAGAGGAAGACTACATGGTTCTGCGCGTGTGAATTTGAAGAAGATGCACAGGCAGGCAGATCTCCTTTCAAGGAAACTAGCGAG GTGCTGGAGACGGTTCCTCAAGCTGAAGGGAACTACGTTAACCTTGGCAAAAGCTTTTGATGCCTTGAAAATTAATGGGGAATGTGTTAAGTCAATGCCATTTGAGCAGCTTGCTCTTCTGATTGAATCAACTGCTACCCTTGAGACTGTAAAAGCTCTACTAGACCGGTTTGAGAGTCGCTTTAAGCTTTCACAGGCTATTGCTGCTACCACTAGTCCATCCAGCTGGAATAACATCGATCACCTTCTAAAGAGAGTCGCTTCCCCAAATAGAAGGGGTACACCTAGGACTTCTAGTAGGAGCAGAGGCACAAAGAAACAGGGGTCCATCAGACAAGCAGCCAAAATTCCAGCCAAATTATCAAGGTATCAAGTGAGAGTGGTGCTCTGTGCTTACATGATATTGGGTCATCCAGATGCTGTTTTCAGTGGTCAAGGAGAGTGTGAGATTGCACTGGCCCAGTCAGCTAAAAGTTTTGTACGAGAGTTTGAATTACTGATAAAGATTATTTTAGATGGGCCCATGCAGAGTTCTGATGAAGAGTCTGACCCCACATTGCCAAGACGTTGGGCCTTCAGGTCTCAGCTTGTGGCATTTGATAAAGCCTGGTGCGCCTACTTGAATTGCTTTGTGGTGTGGAAAGTTAAGGATGCTCGGTCATTGGAGGAGGATTTGGTGAGAGCAGCTTGCCAGCTTGAGCTCTCTATGATTCAAACTTGCAAGATGACTCCAAAAGGAGATAATGGTGCTCTTACTCATGACATGAAGGCAATTCAGAAGCAG GTTACAGAAGATCAGAAACTTCTGAGGGAAAAAGTGCAACATCTGAGTGGAGATGCTGGGATTGAGCGTATGGAATGTGCTCTTTCCGAGACACGAAGTAAATACTTTCAAGCAATGGAGAAAGGAATCTCGATAGGGTCGCCAATTGTGCAATTTTTATCTCCAACCCTGCCTAGTTCCTCAGATGCACCTTCTGTTGCTAGTCCAGAGAAAAGAAGTAACCTGATTGAGGGCAGTGAGAAGTCAAGCCATGTAGTTCGCTCCTTATTTGGAGAAGATGCTTCTTCCCAGCCCGGAATAGCTGGCCTCTCTTCTCCTAGAAGCAGTTTAGACGGTCAGTTGGATTCTTCTGCCAAAAAATTGGTAGCAGAAAATGAATTGATTGTAAATGAACTTGTTCATGAGCAGCACTATGCTTTTGCTGATAGCTTGAGTGTTGCTGACAAAGAGCAAAGGAATATGAAG ACAAAGATTAGAGAGACAATGGAGAAGGCTTTCTGGGATGGCATTATGGAATCTATGAAAGAGGATGAGCCCAACTATGATCGGGTTGTTGAACTCATGCGGGAAGTGAGGGATGAAATCTGCAATGTAGCTCCTCAGAGCTGGAAACCAGAGATTGTTGAAGCTATTGATCTAGATATTCTTTCTCAG GTGCTGAAGTCAGGAAACCTGGACATAGATTATCTTGGAAAGATTTTGGAGTATGCGCTGGTCACTTTGCAGAAGCTCTCTGCTCCAGCTAATGAAGGTGAAATGAAGGTGATTCATGAGGGATTATTGAAGGAACTGGCTGAGATATGTGAAACAGAAGATAAATTGAAGAATTCACATGTTATTGCAATGATCAAGGGTCTGCGCTTTGTTCTGGAGCAGGTTCAG GCACTTAAGCAGGAGATAAGCAAAGCACGTATAAGAATGATGGAGCCTTTGCTAAAGGGGCCTGCAGGTTTTGATTACCTTAAAAATGCTTTTGCCAACCATTATGGTTCTCCATCTGATGCATTCACCTCTCTACCACTGACGGCTCAGTGGATTTCATCCATATGGCATGGCAAAGATCAAGAGTGGAATGATCACAAAAATTCTCTCTCAGCCTTGACAAATGGTGAAAGTTCATATCAGGGGCGTCTTCCTTCCACCACTCTTAGAACTGGTGGCAGCATTATGGTCAAAACTAATGGAAGCCAAGTGACTTCGGTTCCTTCAGCTGCAACTAGTACAG GTAATCAACAACCTGAATGCAATGGAGAAAGGGTTGATTTGTTGGTGAGGCTTGGGTTGTTGAAGCTAGTAAGCGGGATATCTGGTATAACACAGGAATCTTTACCTGAAACACTTAAGCTTAACCTCAATAGGCTGAGAGCTGTTCAAGCCCAGATTCAGAAGATCATTGTGATTTCCACCAG CATTCTTGTTTGTCGACAAATCCTCATGAGTGAGGTAGCACTAGCCAACCCTGTGGAGATGGAAAACATGGTAGTTAGGTGTGGAGAAGAAGTCTCAGAGCTCTTGGACCGTTCTGAGGAGGCAGGAATTGAAGAAATTGTTGAAATCATGAGTGGATTTTCAAGAGATGGTGAGGAAGCCTCCAACATCAACAAGCTTCAAGCGAGGAAAGCAGTTATGAGTAGGATGTTGGTGAAGAGCCTGCAAGCTGGGGATGCCGTGTTTGAGAGAATATCCCATGCTGTTTATTTGGCTGCAAGAGGAGTAGTGCTTGCAGGGAATGGCCCTCAAGGAAGAAAATTAGCAGAAATGGCACTCCGGCGGGTGGGAGCTGTTGATCTGACTGATAGAGTGGTGGAAGCTGCTGAAATATTGCTGGCAGCAGCCACGGTGTCGGTTAATGTTCATGGGCAATGGTATACATATCTGACTGATAACATGTGA
- the LOC117926672 gene encoding putative disease resistance RPP13-like protein 1 — protein MAAALVGGAFLSASLQVLFDRLASREVVKFIRGHELDDALLKKLKRKLLTVHAVLNDAEAKQITNPAVKEWMDELKVVVYDAEDVLDEIATEDLRCKIEAADTLTSMSTWVLPPLDIQSINSRVEEIIDRLDDIAQDRDVLGLKEGVGEKLAQRWPSTSLVDESLVYGRAQIQEEMVQLLLSDNARSTDAMGVISIVGMGGTGKTTLAQLLYNDQRVKEHFDLKAWVCVSEEFDPIRVTKTILEAINSSTSNTTDLNLLQVQLREIINVKKFLLVLDDVWNEDSCDWDTLRTPLIVGAKGSKIIVTTRSTKVASAMRAVHTHCLGGLSSEDGWSLFKKLAFENGDSSGHPQLEEIGEKIVHKCQGLPLAIKAMGSLLHSKVEAREWDDVLNSELWDLPTDAVLPALRLSYYYLPSHLKRCFSYCSIFPKDYEFKKKKLVLLWMAEGLLEQSKSKKRLEEVGNLYFEELLSKSFFQISISNESCFVMHDLVNDLAQLVSGEFSTSLEDGKIYRVSDKTHHLSYLITEYDAYERFDPLSQIKCLRTFLPRSKYQYSLNSFLSNRVLHHLLPEMKCLRVLCLNNYRIIDLSHSIEELKHLRYLDLSMTMIQKLPESVCNLYNLQTMILSRCFLLVELPSRMEKLINLRYLDIRYSFPVKEMPSDICKLKNLQSLSTFIVGQNGGLRLGALRELSGSLVISKLQNVVCDRDALEANMKDKKYLDKLKFEWDNESTDVGGVVQNRRDILSSLQPHTNLKTLHINSFSGLSFPAWVGDPSFFNLVDLGLQNCNNCSSLPPLGQLPSLKHLSILEMKGVKMVGSEFYGNASSSNTIKPSFPSLQTLRFGKMYNWEKWLCCGCRRGEFPRLQQLCINECPKLTGKLPKQLRSLKKLEISSSELVVGSLRAPQIREWEMSYHGKFRLKRPACGFTNLQTSEIEISDISQWEELPPRIQMLTIRECDSIEWILEEGMLQRSTCLLQHLRITSCRFSRPLHSVGLPTTLKSLRIWKCNKLEFLLHSLLRSHHPFLESLSISDVSSRDSFSLSFSLSIFPRLNSLNISDFEGLEFLSISVSEGDPTSLNSFQIIRCPDLVCIELPALESANYEISRCRKLKLLAHTLSSLQQLSLLDCPELLFQRDGLPSNLCQLQISSCNQLTSQVDWGLQRLASLTKFRISGGCQDMESFPKESLLPSTLSSLNIYGLPNLKSLDSKGLQQLTSLTTLSISKCPKFQSFGEEGFNILPLLKSYGWTPSLCSNL, from the coding sequence ATGGCTGCGGCTTTGGTTGGAGGTGCTTTTCTCTCAGCTTCTCTACAAGTTCTATTTGACAGGTTGGCTTCTCGCGAGGTGGTGAAATTCATCAGGGGACACGAGCTCGATGATGCACTCCTCAAGAAGTTGAAGAGGAAACTGCTGACTGTCCATGCTGTGCTCAATGATGCGGAGGCCAAGCAAATTACAAACCCAGCAGTCAAAGAGTGGATGGATGAGCTCAAAGTTGTTGTCTATGATGCTGAGGATGTATTGGATGAGATCGCCACTGAAGATCTACGATGCAAGATAGAAGCTGCGGACACCCTGACCAGCATGTCTACCTGGGTTCTTCCTCCACTTGATATTCAAAGCATAAACTCTAGGGTGGAGGAGATCATTGATAGACTAGACGATATCGCACAAGACAGAGACGTCCTCGGGTTGAAAGAAGGCGTTGGTGAGAAATTGGCACAAAGGTGGCCTTCTACTTCTTTGGTAGATGAATCTCTAGTCTATGGCAGGGCTCAAATTCAGGAGGAGATGGTTCAACTGTTGCTGTCTGATAATGCGAGGAGTACTGATGCCATGGGTGTGATCTCCATAGTCGGCATGGGTGGCACAGGCAAAACCACACTTGCCCAGCTGCTCTACAATGACCAAAGGGTGAAGGAACACTTCGATCTCAAGGCATGGGTTTGTGTTTCCGAAGAATTTGATCCTATCAGAGTTACGAAAACAATTCTCGAGGCAATCAATTCATCCACGTCCAATACCACTGATCTAAATCTACTTCAGGTTCAACTGAGGGAGATAATTAATGTGAAGAAATTTCTACTTGTCCTGGATGATGTTTGGAACGAAGACTCTTGTGACTGGGATACGCTACGAACTCCACTCATAGTCGGGGCAAAGGGAAGCAAGATTATTGTAACTACGCGAAGCACCAAGGTTGCATCTGCCATGCGTGCAGTCCATACTCATTGTTTAGGTGGGTTATCCTCTGAAGATGGCTGGTCCCTGTTCAAAAAACTTGCATTTGAAAATGGAGACTCAAGTGGGCATCCACAACTAGAAGAAATCGGAGAAAAGATTGTCCACAAGTGCCAAGGTCTACCGCTGGCTATAAAAGCAATGGGGAGTCTCTTACACTCCAAGGTTGAAGCAAGAGAATGGGATGATGTATTAAACAGTGAATTATGGGATTTGCCCACAGATGCGGTTCTTCCTGCTCTGAGGTTGAGTTATTATTACCTGCCTTCACATTTAAAACgttgtttttcttattgttcAATCTTTCCCAAAGACTACGAATTCAAAAAGAAGAAGCTAGTTTTGTTATGGATGGCAGAAGGCTTGTTGGAACAATCAAAAAGCAAGAAAAGACTGGAGGAGGTAGGCAATTTGTACTTTGAAGAACTTCTATCAAAGTCATTTTTCCAAATTTCAATAAGTAATGAGTCATGTTTTGTAATGCACGACCTCGTTAACGACTTGGCACAATTGGTATCGGGAGAATTTTCTACTTCTTTGGAGGATGGTAAGATCTACAGAGTCTCGGATAAAACtcatcatttatcatatttgattacTGAATATGATGCCTATGAGAGATTTGATCCACTTTCTCAAATTAAGTGTCTCCGAACATTTTTACCAAGAAGCAAATATCAGTACTCTTTAAATAGCTTTTTAAGTAATAGAGTTCTACACCATCTATTGCCGGAAATGAAATGTTTACGAGTGTTGTGTTTGAATAATTATCGTATTATTGATTTGTCTCATTCGATTGAGGAGTTGAAACACTTGCGCTACTTGGATCTCTCTATGACAATGATTCAAAAGTTGCCTGAATCAGTTTGTAATTTATACAATTTACAAACAATGATATTATCACGTTGTTTTTTGCTTGTTGAATTACCCTCAAGGAtggaaaaattgattaatttgcgCTACCTTGATATTCGTTATAGTTTTCCGGTGAAAGAGATGCCAAGTGATATATGTAAGCTAAAGAATTTACAATCACTTTCTACATTTATTGTGGGCCAAAATGGTGGGTTAAGATTGGGAGCATTGAGGGAGCTTTCGGGAAGTCTTGTCATTTCAAAGCTGCAGAATGTTGTATGTGATAGGGATGCATTAGAAGCTAATATGAAGGATAAAAAGTACCTTGATAAGCTGAAGTTTGAGTGGGATAATGAGAGCACTGATGTTGGGGGTGTTGTGCAAAATAGAAGGGATATACTCAGCAGCTTACAGCCACATACAAACCTCAAGACACTCCATATTAATTCTTTTAGTGGTTTAAGCTTTCCAGCTTGGGTAGGAGATCCTTCATTCTTCAATCTTGTTGACCTGGGGCTTCAGAATTGTAACAATTGCTCGTCATTGCCACCACTCGGGCAGCTACCCTCTCTTAAACATCTTTCTATCTTAGAAATGAAAGGAGTTAAAATGGTGGGTAGTGAATTTTATGGGAATGCTTCTTCCTCCAACACAATTAAGCCCTCCTTCCCGTCCCTACAAACTCTAAGATTCGGGAAGATGTACAACTGGGAGAAATGGTTATGTTGTGGATGCAGACGTGGCGAATTCCCTCGTCTTCAGCAGCTTTGTATAAATGAATGTCCCAAACTCACTGGGAAATTACCAAAACAGCTTCGTTCATTGAAGAAACTTGAAATCAGTAGTTCCGAGTTGGTTGTGGGCTCCCTCCGAGCTCCTCAAATCCGTGAATGGGAAATGTCGTATCATGGTAAATTTCGGTTGAAAAGGCCAGCTTGTGGGTTCACTAATCTCCAAACTtcagaaattgaaatttcagacATCTCTCAATGGGAGGAACTGCCACCACGAATACAGATGCTAACAATCAGAGAATGTGATTCGATAGAGTGGATATTGGAGGAGGGAATGCTACAAAGAAGCACTTGTCTTCTCCAACATTTGCGCATCACAAGTTGTCGTTTCTCCAGACCCTTGCACAGTGTTGGTTTACCCACTACATTGAAGTCACTACGTATCTGGAAATGTAACAAACTGGAGTTTCTCCTGCATTCGCTATTGAGATCCCACCATCCATTCCTTGAAAGTTTATCCATTTCTGATGTTAGCAGCCGTGATTCtttctcattatctttctcATTAAGCATCTTCCCACGGTTGAACAGTCTCAACATCTCTGATTTCGAAGGGCTTGAATTCCTCTCCATCTCCGTTTCAGAGGGGGATCCCACATCTCTTAATAGTTTTCAAATCATTCGGTGCCCTGATCTTGTATGTATTGAATTGCCCGCTCTCGAGTCTGCAAACTATGAGATCTCCAGATGCAGGAAGCTGAAGTTGCTGGCGCACACGCTCTCATCGTTGCAGCAATTGAGTTTACTAGATTGTCCAGAATTGTTGTTTCAGAGAGATGGTTTGCCCTCCAACCTATGTCAACTTCAAATTTCATCCTGCAACCAACTCACATCTCAGGTGGACTGGGGTTTGCAAAGACTGGCTTCTCTTACAAAATTCAGAATCAGTGGTGGATGCCAAGACATGGAATCATTTCCCAAGGAATCCCTACTGCCCTCCACACTTTCCTCTCTTAACATATATGGTCTTCCGAATCTCAAGTCTCTGGACAGCAAGGGGCTACAACAACTTACCTCTCTAACAACATTATCCATCTCCAAGTGCCCTAAGTTCCAATCCTTCGGAGAAGAGGGCTTCAACATCTTACCTCTCTTGAAGAGTTATGGATGGACTCCCTCCCTGTGCTCGAATCTTTGA